The DNA sequence GCAAGAGGCAGCACCGCGGCGTCAGGCCCCGACGGCGTCGCCGACGCTGGCAAAGCCGTCGCGGCGCAACAGGCCCGCCAGATCGGCCTTGATGCGCTGCACGAGGCCGGGGCCTTCATAGACCAGCGCCGAATAGAGCTGCACGGCGCTCGCGCCGGCGCGGATGCGGGCATAGGCATCGGCGCCCGAAGCGATGCCGCCGGCGGCGATCAGCGGCAGCGCGCCGCCGGTGGCGCGGGCAAAGCCCTGCAGCGCCGCCAGGGCGAGCGGGGCCAGCGGCGCGCCCGACAGGCCGCCCGCCTCCCCCGCGTCGCGGCTGCGCAGCGGCGGGCGGCTGATGGTGGTATTGGAAACGATGAGGCCATCGACGCCGCCATCGAGGGCGATCCGCGCGATGGTGTCGAAATCGGCAGGCTCCAGGTCGGGCGCGACCTTGACGAACAGCGGCACCGGCAGCGAACCACGCGCCGCGACGACGCGCGCGACCAGATCGGTCAGCGCGGCGCCGTCCTGCAGGGCGCGCAGGCCCGGGGTGTTGGGCGACGAGATGTTGACGGTGACATAGCTGGCCAGCGCCCCCGCGGCGCGAACCCCCGCAACATAGTCGGCGGTGCGATCGTTCGAATCCTTGTTGGCGCCAAGGTTTATGCCGACGATGCCGGGGCGACCGCGCCGTGCCGTCAACCGGGTGACGGCATGGTCGAGGCCCAGGTTGTTGAAGCCCATGCGGTTGATGACGGCGGCATCGTCGACCAGCCGGAACAGTCGTGGCCTGGGGTTGCCGTCCTGCGGGCGCGGCGTCACCGACCCGCATTCGACAAAGCCGAACCCCAGCCGCAGCATGGCGTCGGGCACCAGCACATCCTTGTCGAACCCGGCCGCCAGCCCGACGGGGTTGGGCAGGGCCAGGCCGGCGACGCGCGTGGCGAGGATGGGATCGTCGGCCGGCGCGCGCGGGACCAGCCCGGAGCGCAGTGCCGCCAGCGTCAGGCCATGGGCGCGTTCGGGATCGAGGGCGAAGACCAGCGGGCGGAGGGCGTGGAACATGGCAGCGTCATGGCGTGCCGGGGGGCAGGCGTCAAAGGTGGCAGCGGCGCGATGCGGGAATTGCCGGCAAGCGTTATTCCTCCTCGTCCTCGCGCCCGACCAGGTCGAGCGCGCGGGCGCGGCGCTGGTGCAGGCCGCACCAATGGACCAGTGCCTCCTCGCGGCCATGCGTTACCCAGACTTCGCCCGGGTCGAGTTCGGTGATGGTGTCGGTCAGTTCGTCCCAATCGGCGTGGTCGGAGATGATCAGCGGCAGTTCGACGCCGCGCTGGACGGCGCGCTGGCGGACGCGCATCCAGCCCGAGGCGAGCGCAGACACCGGGTCGGGCAGGCGCCGCGACCAGCGGTCGGCGAGCGCCGAGGGCGGGGCGATGACGATGGCGCCCTTCATGTCGGCGGCCCTGGCCTCGGTGGCGGGGCGCAGGTCGCCGAGGTCGACGCCGAAATGGCGGTAAAGGTCGCAGAGTTTCTGCATGGCGCCATGGATGAAGATGGGGGCGTCATGGCCGGCGGCGCGCAGTTCGGCGATGACCCGCTGGGCCTTGCCGAGCGCATAGGCGCCGATGAGCACGGCGCGCTCCGGGTCGGCGGCGCGGGCGGCGAGCACCTTGGCGATTTCACCGCC is a window from the Polymorphobacter fuscus genome containing:
- a CDS encoding quinone-dependent dihydroorotate dehydrogenase — translated: MFHALRPLVFALDPERAHGLTLAALRSGLVPRAPADDPILATRVAGLALPNPVGLAAGFDKDVLVPDAMLRLGFGFVECGSVTPRPQDGNPRPRLFRLVDDAAVINRMGFNNLGLDHAVTRLTARRGRPGIVGINLGANKDSNDRTADYVAGVRAAGALASYVTVNISSPNTPGLRALQDGAALTDLVARVVAARGSLPVPLFVKVAPDLEPADFDTIARIALDGGVDGLIVSNTTISRPPLRSRDAGEAGGLSGAPLAPLALAALQGFARATGGALPLIAAGGIASGADAYARIRAGASAVQLYSALVYEGPGLVQRIKADLAGLLRRDGFASVGDAVGA
- a CDS encoding ligase-associated DNA damage response exonuclease, whose product is MASPDWLVPHPEGIHIVPADVWIDPSQPKDKALVTHGHADHARSGHGKVLATAETLAIMGVRYGDQAGGQGLAYGETVQLGDVSVRFVPAGHVLGSAQIVLEHKGQRIVVSGDHKRRADPTCVPFEPVPCDVFVTEATFGLPVFRHPPTGGEIAKVLAARAADPERAVLIGAYALGKAQRVIAELRAAGHDAPIFIHGAMQKLCDLYRHFGVDLGDLRPATEARAADMKGAIVIAPPSALADRWSRRLPDPVSALASGWMRVRQRAVQRGVELPLIISDHADWDELTDTITELDPGEVWVTHGREEALVHWCGLHQRRARALDLVGREDEEE